TTTCAGTCCTCTGCTCTACCGACTGAGCTATCTGGGCAATGCGAGTTCCGTTTATAAAGAATTCGCCCGCTTCTGTCAAGAAAAAACATGGACTTTTTGTAAGCAGCTCGTCAAATTGCCTCTGCCGCAGCTTATGTTATTCTTTCATAGACACCGAACATCAAATCATATCCACCATTTAGAACCCGTTTTACAGGAGTTCCATGGCAACGGCTACATCGAACATAGCGCCTTTTGAAGTAAAGGACTGCGCCCTGATTACCCTGTCGACGGGCACCAAGGTGCAAAACCTCAAGGAATTTCGGGACGCGCTGGAAAGAGTGCCCATCGCCAGCATCGACCATCATTTCTGGGGCCGTCTGCTGCGCCCCCAATTTGACGAACCGGAATACAACAACGACTTTGCCTCCTGGGCCTATCGGGGCCTGCACGACAAAACTCTGGCAGAGCGCCTCAGCATGACGTTGCCGACGGACTTTCCCAGCCTGGAGGCCCTGCGTCTGGAACTGGTCGATACCGTGGAGCAACGCCTGGACGAAAGCGAAATGATCCCCTGGGCCCGGGCCGACAATCTGTTTTATTTTCTGCATTCCAAGATTGTGGTCTTCGACACGGGGCTGCGCTTTGACAACCCCAAAGACTTGACCGCCTATCTGCCCACACTGTCCACCGGCTGCATCTTTTACCATTTCATCGACGCGCGCAGCCGCACCGAGCAACGCTGCGACGATTTTTCCGCGTGGCTTGGCGGTTTTGGCGAGTGTTACCGGAATCTGCAAGAACGCTTGAGCGGTTTCGACCCCTACTTTTCCTCCCTGGACGAAATACGCACCCATATCGCGACTCTTTTTCAGGCGTTTTTCGAGGAGCAAAGCTGATGTGCCCCCCTCACGACGACCAAAACCGGGATTTCCTTGAACAGTATGCTTCTGTGACGGGGTCCGCCGTCATTCAGCATCTTGAGCAACTGGCAGCGCCCCTCAGAGGCGCCCGGGTCGTGCATGTCAATTCCACCCGCGAAGGCGGAGGAGTGGCGGAAATTCTGCAAAAGCTGATCCCATTGAAAAGGGCCCTGGGTATCGACGCAAGCTGGGAGGTTATCAACGGTTCGCCGGCTTTTTACGAATGTACCAAAAGCTTTCATAATGCCCTGCAGGGCATGCACATAAAAATTCCCCGGAATTTGTTATCCGCCTACGAGCAGACCAACGAACAAGGCGCCGAACAGTTAAGAGATGTTCTTGCACAGGCGGATTTCGTCTTCATTCATGACCCCCAGCCGGCCGCACTGCTGTCCCATTTTCCCGAACGACGCGGCAAATGGATCTGGCGCTGTCATATCGACGCCAGACATCCGTATCGCACAGTCTGGAAATACCTGCGCCCGTGGCTGGCCGCTTACGATGCCAGTATCTTTTCCCTGCCGGAATTCGCCCAGCCGTTGCCGCATCCCCAATACATCATTGCACCGAGTATCGACCCGTTAAGCGAAAAGAACCGCGCCCTGCCCACGGCGGACATCGAAGCGGTGTACGGACAATTCGGCATCGATCCGGAACGGCCCATGGTGCTGCAGGTCTCCCGCTACGATCGGTTCAAGGACCCTCTGGGCGTTATTCAGGCCTTCAATCTAGCCGCCAAATTGACCCCCCTGCAGCTGGTTCTGGCTGGTGGTGGGGCGAGCGACGATCCGGAAGGGCAGGCGATTCTTCAGGAGGTACAGCAGGCGGCGGAAGGTCATCCGGATATTCATGTTTTGCTGCTGCCTTCGGATGCCCACCGTACCATCAATGCTCTGCAGCGAGCCGCAGACATCGTTATCCAGAAATCGATCCGGGAGGGTTTCGGTTTGACCGTAACGGAAGGCATGTGGAAGGGCAAACCGGTCATAGGCGGCGACACCGGTGGGATCCGGTTGCAGGTGTTCAATCACTATACCGGGTTTCTGGTTCGCACGCCGGAAGGCGCGGCTCTGCGCATGCGGTACCTACTTCATCGTACCCACCTGCGCCAACAGATGGGCGAACGGGCCCGCCAGTTCGTCATGGACAATTTTCTCATAACCCGCCACCTGCGGGAATATCTGACCTTACTGGTCGGCCTGCAAGGCAGTTGTGAGGAGCGGGTCGTTGTCGGTTGACCATCGGAATATCTATTGTGTCCATAAAAAGATCCATGCAGAAAGAGGAGTGATGCACCATGTCCCCAAGCCTTAGCAAACGTCTGCTGATTATTTCCAACAGATTGCCCACCGTCATCGCACAGAATGAGGATGGCTGGTCCATGAAGCCTGGATCGGGAGGCCTGGTTACCGCCCTGGCCCCGATCATGCGCAAAAACCATGGAGTCTGGATCGGCTGGCCCGGCTGCGGAGATGACGCGCCCCTCGACAAGCTGCTGCGCGAATTCAAGGATCAGCAGGGATACCAGCTGGTGCCGGTGCCTCTCAGCGAGGAAGAGGTGGAACTCTATTACCGGGGTTTTTCCAACGCCGCCATTTGGCCGATGTTTCACGACCTGCTCGGTTTTTGCCGTTTCGAGCTGCCCCACTGGCAGGCCTACAATGCCGTCAATCAGAAATTTGCCGCGGCCATCGCCGAACAGGCCGTTCCCGACGATTTTGTCTGGGTGCACGATTACCAGTTAATGCTGGTCGGCGCGCATCTGCGCGACATGGGCCAGCAGGATCGTTTGGCCTTTTTCCTGCACATTCCGTTTCCTTCCCCGGACCTTTTCCGGAGACTGCCGTGGAAAATCGAACTGATCAAGGGGCTGCTGGCTTACGACCAACTCGGTTTCCAGACACTGCGGGATCGGCGTAATTTCGTGCAGACCGCCACCCTGCTGGTGCCGGAAGTCGAGGTCGTCAGCCGCAAGCGCCATCATACGCTGTTGCAGTGGGGGGATCGGATTATCAAGGTCGGACATTATCCGATCAGCATCGACTTCACCGAATTCGATCAGGGGGCACGCTCCCACGAGGTCGAGGACGCAGCCTGGTATCTGCATGAAAACCTGCGCGGGCGCCAACTGGTGCTGGGCGTCGACCGTCTCGATTATACCAAGGGCATCCCGGAGAGGTTTCTGGCTTTTGAGCGGGCCCTGGAAAAATACCCCGAACTGATCGGACGGATATCGCTGCTTCAGGTCGTGGTCCCCAGCCGCACCCTGGTACCCGACTACGCCAATCTCAAAGAACAACTGGATCAATTGGCGGGACGTATCAACGCCCGTTTCGGCAAACCGGAATGGCTGCCGATCCTGTACGTCTTTCGTTGCCTGGAAAGGGTACAATTGCTGGCGCGCTACCGCACCTCCGAAATCGCCCTGATCACCCCGTTGCGCGACGGCATGAACCTGGTTGCCAAGGAATACTGCGCCAGTTCCGTGGAAAACAACGGCGTATTGATTCTCAGTGAATTTGCCGGGGCCGCCGATCAACTCGGCAAACATGCTCTGCTGGTCAATCCCTACGATACCGACGGCACCGCCGATGCCATTTACCAAGCCTTCACCATGGAACCGGAAGAGCGCCGCCAACACATGATGCACCTGCGGTCCGATATCCGCCGCAACGACGTTCATCGCTGGTTGCGGCGCTTTGTCGAGTCGGCCGACGGGGACAACTAGCGATTTGAGCAACAGCGTGTTTTTACTTGCTTTTGACAGGGTGATCTGTTAGTCATAAAAACATTCAGACTCTTTCAGAGGATCATCCAATGCAGGCGCCATCCGTTTTCAGTCGCAGCTTTTTCTTTTGGTTCGGGTTTTTTGGGTTCTTTATGAACCATCGACCCGCGGCTAGTGACTAAGGATGTAGCGCTCCAAAGCACTTTTCATAAAAACCACGGGTTGATGCCAGCCGGCATACCGTGGTTTTTCTTTTGGTGGTTCAGGGGAAAACAGATCGGTCGCTGGTCAACCCCCTTATCACCAGAGGAGAGGAAGACATGATCATCGTCATGAAAAAGGGCGCCGGCAAGGAGGCGCTGGCAGAAGTCAAAAAACGCATCCGCGAACTCGGTTACAAAGCGCACGTGATTCACGGCGAGTCGCGCGACGTGATCGGTGCCATTGGCGACGAACGCGGCAAAGCGATACTACAGTCCCTGGAGTCGATGCCCCATGTGGAAGCAGTGGTGCCGATCCTTAGACCCTACAAGCTGGCCAGCCGGGAAATCAAACCGGAGCCGAGTGTTTTCGAACTGGCCCCGGGGGTCAGCATCGGCGGAAAAGAGTTGCTGGTCATGGCGGGCCCCTGCTCGGTTGAAGGGGAATCGCAATTGCTGGAAACGGCCCGGGCGGTAAAAGCAGCCGGTGCCAAGATCCTGCGAGGCGGGGCGTTTAAACCCCGCACCAGCCCCTACGCCTTCCAGGGCCTTGAAGAAGAGGGCTTGAAACTGCTGGCCGCGGCACGTGAGGTAACCGGCCTGCCCATCGTTACCGAGGTGGTCAATCCCCGCGACGTCGACCTGGTGGCACGCTATGCCGATGTTTTGCAGGTCGGTGCCCGCAATGTCCAGAACTTCCCGCTGCTGCGTCTGCTTGGCCAGCAGAATAAACCGGTACTGCTCAAGCGGGGCATGTCGACCACCATCCAGGAATTTCTGATGAGCGCCGAATACATCCTTTCCGAAGGCAACCAGCGCGTGGTTCTGTGCGAACGC
This DNA window, taken from Syntrophotalea carbinolica DSM 2380, encodes the following:
- a CDS encoding DUF5752 family protein, yielding MATATSNIAPFEVKDCALITLSTGTKVQNLKEFRDALERVPIASIDHHFWGRLLRPQFDEPEYNNDFASWAYRGLHDKTLAERLSMTLPTDFPSLEALRLELVDTVEQRLDESEMIPWARADNLFYFLHSKIVVFDTGLRFDNPKDLTAYLPTLSTGCIFYHFIDARSRTEQRCDDFSAWLGGFGECYRNLQERLSGFDPYFSSLDEIRTHIATLFQAFFEEQS
- a CDS encoding glycosyltransferase yields the protein MCPPHDDQNRDFLEQYASVTGSAVIQHLEQLAAPLRGARVVHVNSTREGGGVAEILQKLIPLKRALGIDASWEVINGSPAFYECTKSFHNALQGMHIKIPRNLLSAYEQTNEQGAEQLRDVLAQADFVFIHDPQPAALLSHFPERRGKWIWRCHIDARHPYRTVWKYLRPWLAAYDASIFSLPEFAQPLPHPQYIIAPSIDPLSEKNRALPTADIEAVYGQFGIDPERPMVLQVSRYDRFKDPLGVIQAFNLAAKLTPLQLVLAGGGASDDPEGQAILQEVQQAAEGHPDIHVLLLPSDAHRTINALQRAADIVIQKSIREGFGLTVTEGMWKGKPVIGGDTGGIRLQVFNHYTGFLVRTPEGAALRMRYLLHRTHLRQQMGERARQFVMDNFLITRHLREYLTLLVGLQGSCEERVVVG
- a CDS encoding alpha,alpha-trehalose-phosphate synthase (UDP-forming), which codes for MSPSLSKRLLIISNRLPTVIAQNEDGWSMKPGSGGLVTALAPIMRKNHGVWIGWPGCGDDAPLDKLLREFKDQQGYQLVPVPLSEEEVELYYRGFSNAAIWPMFHDLLGFCRFELPHWQAYNAVNQKFAAAIAEQAVPDDFVWVHDYQLMLVGAHLRDMGQQDRLAFFLHIPFPSPDLFRRLPWKIELIKGLLAYDQLGFQTLRDRRNFVQTATLLVPEVEVVSRKRHHTLLQWGDRIIKVGHYPISIDFTEFDQGARSHEVEDAAWYLHENLRGRQLVLGVDRLDYTKGIPERFLAFERALEKYPELIGRISLLQVVVPSRTLVPDYANLKEQLDQLAGRINARFGKPEWLPILYVFRCLERVQLLARYRTSEIALITPLRDGMNLVAKEYCASSVENNGVLILSEFAGAADQLGKHALLVNPYDTDGTADAIYQAFTMEPEERRQHMMHLRSDIRRNDVHRWLRRFVESADGDN
- the aroF gene encoding 3-deoxy-7-phosphoheptulonate synthase produces the protein MIIVMKKGAGKEALAEVKKRIRELGYKAHVIHGESRDVIGAIGDERGKAILQSLESMPHVEAVVPILRPYKLASREIKPEPSVFELAPGVSIGGKELLVMAGPCSVEGESQLLETARAVKAAGAKILRGGAFKPRTSPYAFQGLEEEGLKLLAAAREVTGLPIVTEVVNPRDVDLVARYADVLQVGARNVQNFPLLRLLGQQNKPVLLKRGMSTTIQEFLMSAEYILSEGNQRVVLCERGIRTFETATRNTLDLSAVPVLKEQTHLPVVIDPSHSTGHASLVPAMCYAAVAAGCDGLLVEVHNDPETASCDGPQSLTPEDFSAVMEKLRRFAAAADRSL